The genomic region GGGGTTTCCAGGCGCGGCTGCAAAGGCACGTCTGAATTGACCGGGCGGGCCGTGTAACCTTCAAGCGCGGCTGCCGTCAGGCGCAGGCGTTCGTCTTCCGGGTCGTCGCCCCAGAAGAAAAAGCGGGCGTTGCTGGGGTGGTAGTAGCGGCTGTGAAAATCGTAAAAGGCCTCGTAGGTGAGGTCGGGGATGTTTTCCGGATTGCCGCCGGAATCAAGGCTGTAGAGCGTATCGGGGAAGAGCGCCTGCTGGCTCTGCTCCGCAAGGACGGAATCGGGCGAGGAGTAAACCCCCTTCATCTCGTTGTAGACCACGCCCTTGTACGACCACGGGCCATCGGGCGTTTCGGCTTCCACGTGCCAGCCTTCCTGCCGGAAGATATCTTCGTCAATGCGCGGGTGGAACACGGCGTCTATGTAGACGTCAATGAGATTGTAAAAATCGCGCAGATTGCAGCTTGCGATGGGGTAGCAGGTCTTGTCGGGGAAGGTGAAGGCGTTGAGAAAGGTTTGCAGCGAGCCCTTCATCAGCTCCACAAAGGGTTCCTTGACGGGATATTTGTCCGACCCGCAAAGAACGGAGTGCTCGAGAATGTGGGCAACACCCGTTGAGTCGGCTGGCGGCGTGCGAAAGTTGACGCCAAAGCACTTGTTTTCGTCAGAGTTATTAATGGAAAGCAGTTGCGCTCCGGTGGCTTCGTGCCGCCACAAACGGGCGGTGCCGTCCACTTCGTGCAGATGCTGTTCTGTAAGAAGAGTGAATCCGTGCTTGTTCATGATGAATCCTGAAGTGTTGATGTGCAGCGCCGCTTGAGGCACAGCGTGATCTCTAACTATAAGTATAGATGCGCCGTTTGAAAAGGGGCGCGCCTGCTTGCCCGCGTAAAGAACCGCGATGCTCTGGTCATTTATGCAGGAAAGAGTCTGCGTGAAACCCCACCCGAGCTTGTGCAGGGGCTGAGCCGTTAGGCCGATATGCGGTTTGCGCGGAAATTTCCGCATCAATGCTTGCTATTCGCAGGGTGATAGTGTATTGACTCCCTTTCCATCAAGCACACCCAAAGGCAGCGGCCCGGGGTGCCCGGTGGGACGGCGCGTGTGGTGTCGTCCATTTTTTGCGCCCAAGGACGGTTTGTCCACTCGGGTGCGAACATCGGGTTGCAGGGTCAGGGCATGGGTGGAAGAAGTTAACCCTTTGGAGGAATCCCAATGGCTTATGTCAGCATGAAGCAAATGCTGGAAACCGGCGTGCATTTCGGTCACCAGACCCGCCGCTGGAACCCCAAGATGCGTCCTTACATCTTTGGCGCCCGCAACGGCATCCATATCATCGACCTGCAGCAGACCGTCAAGCTGTTCCGCGTCGCCTACGACAAAGTGGTCGATACTGTTGCCAAGGGCGGCAAAGTGCTGTTCATCGGTACCAAGCGTCAGGCTCAGGAAGCTGTGGCCGCTGAAGCTGGCCGCGCTGGTCAGTTCCACGTGACTAACCGTTGGATGGGCGGCACGCTCACCAACTTTGTCACCATCCAGAAGAGCGTGGACCGTCTGAAGAAGCTGGAAGCCATGTTTGGCGACGGCACCATCAATCGCTACCAGAAGAAGGAAATTCTGCTTCTGGAACGCGAAATGAACAAGCTCGAGGAAACCCTTGGCGGTATCAAGAACATGGACCGCATTCCCCAGCTTGCCTTTATCATCGACCCGCACCGTGAAGACATCGCCGTGAAGGAATGCCGCAAGCTCGGTATCCCGATCGTGGCCGTGACCGACACCAACTGCGATCCCGATGTCATTGACTACATCATCCCCGGCAACGACGACGCCATCCGCGCCATCAAGCTGTTTGTGGCTGCTTTCGCCGAAGCCTGCATGGAAGGCGAAGCCATGAACAAGGATCACAAGGGCGAAGTCGTCAACGCCGAAGAAGCCATGCAGAAGGCCGAAGCCGCCGCCTCCGCTCCGGAAGCCGCTCCCGCCGAATAGCAGGCCTTTCCATATTCCGTATCCTGGGGGCGGCGCAACCTGTAAAGGCTGCGCTGCCCCCGTCTGGATGAAAGATTGTGCGCCGCGCTTCGCGGAGGCCGCGCAACCGATCAGACATTTACAAAACTCCGGCTTGGGGCCGGACAGCGTGTGGAGTATACTATGGCTATCACTGCACAATTGGTTAAAGAACTGCGCGACATGACCGCCGCAGGCATGATGGACTGCAAGAAAGCCCTGGTGGAAGTGGAAGGCGACCTGGAAAAGGCCGTTGACTGGCTGCGCCAGAAGGGCATGGCCAAGGCTGCCAAAAAGTCTGGCCGCGCCACCAGCGAAGGCCTCGTGACCGTTGCCGCCACTGCCGACAACATGCATATCGCCATGGGTTCGCTGCTTTGCGAAACCGACTTCGTGGCTCGCGGCGAACAGTTCCAGACCATGGCCACCCGCGTGACCCAGGTTATCCTTGAAAAGGCTCCTGCCGATGCCGCCGCTCTTGAAGCCCTCCTGGGCGAAGAAGTGACCCAGCTTATTGCCTCTGTGGGCGAAAACATGCAGCTTGGCAAGTTTGCCCGCTTCAGCAAGAAGAGCGCCAACGACGTGGTGGGTCAGTATGTCCACGCCAACAGCAAGATCGGCGTTCTTGTGTACCTGACCTGCGGCAAGACCGAAAGCGCCGCCAAGCCCGAAGTGCTGGAACTGGCCAAGAACCTTGCCATGCAGGTTGCCGCCGCCAGCCCCCTGGCCCTTGACGCCGCCAGCCTTGATCAGGCCGCTGTGGAGCGTGAACGCGAAGTTTACCGCCAGAAGGCCCTTGAAGAAGGCAAGCCTGCCCAGATCGTGGACAAGATTGCCGACGGCGCGGTGAAGAAGTTCCAGAAGGAAGTGTGCCTCATGGAACAGCCCTACATCCGCGACGACAAGAAGACCATTTCCGACATCGTGCGCGAAACGGGCAAGACCATCGGCGACGAAATCACGGTTACCGGTTTCGAACGCATCCAGCTTGCTGCCGAATAAGCACTGCGCTGGACCGGATTCCGGCACATAAGTGTACGCCTTCTGGCCAAGCACGGTTTTATGGGGGGCCTTTGGCCCCCCATTGCGTTTGACAAAGTCAGCGCAACCAGAAATCATGAACTGACCGCGCCTTGCGGTGTTGTCGGCTCATGATCTCTTCAAATCCCGCGAGGCGGGAATTGCTGTCTGCTGGGGCCTCTGGCCCCTTTTTTATTACGGAAACGCGGCATGGCCGCCGGAGAAAATATGTGGGATCTGGCATGGGTAACTGACCCCGCAGCCTGGGCTGGTCTGGGTACGCTGGTGCTGCTGGAAGTGGTGCTGGGCGTAGACAACCTGGTTTTTATTTCCATACTTGTGAACAAGCTGCCGCAGGAAAAAAAGCGTCAGGCCTTTATGACCGGCCTTGGGCTTGCCCTGCTCATGCGTATGGTGCTGCTGGCCTTCATGGCGCGGCTGGTCGCCCTTACCGACCCTCTGTTTACCCTGGGGGGGCACGGCTATTCTGCCCGCGATCTTATCCTTATGGCTGGCGGCGTGTTCTTGCTGCTCAAGGGCACCATGGAACTGCACGACAGGCTTGAAGGCCACGCGGGCAGATTTAACACCAGCGGGCCGCAGGCAGGCTACTGGCAGGTGATTTTTCAGATCATCATTCTGGACGCCGTGTTCTCGCTGGATTCCATCATCACGTCCGTGGGCATGGTGGATCACGTGTTCATCATGATGCTGGCGGTGCTGGCTGCCATGGTCATAATGGTGCTTGCCGCAGCACCCTTGCTGGAATTTGTGGAGCGCCACCCCACGGTCATTGTGTTGTGTTTGGGATTTTTGCTGATGATCGGTCTGAGCCTGCTGGCTGATGGCCTGGGCTACCACATCCCCAAGGGCTATATGTACGCGGCCATTGGTTTCTCCGTGCTGGTTGAGGCCTGCAACCAGTGGGCGTTGCGGAGTCGCCGCAGGCGCTACAGCATGCGCGACATGCGAGAATCCACGGCACGGGTCATCCTGAACCTGCTCGGCGGGGGCGTGCCTGGCGGCGGCGAGGCGCAGCTGGAAGCAGCGGCGCTGGCAGGCGATGCCGGGGGCCAGCTCTTTGCACCCATGGAGCGGGACATGGTGGCCCGAGTGATCCGCCTTGGCGGGCGCACGGCACGTTTTATCATGATCCCGCGTCAGCGCGTGGACTGGCTGGACAGCAATGCCGACCGCGCCACGGTCACGCGTTTTGCGGCGGCCTCGCGACTTGCCTGGCTGCCAGTGCTGCGGCGCGATACGGACGAAGTGCTGGGCGTGGTGCACCCTGGTGAAATCCTGCAACAGGAACAGCAGGGCATAGGCAACCGGGAGTGGGATCTGAAAACCTACGTGCGGCCCGCGCCCACCATCTTCGAGCATATACCGCTGACGACCCTGCTGGAAGATTTTCGTACCAATCCCGCGCCGCTGGCCTTTGTGCGGGATGAATACGGCAGCGTAGTGGGCATCATCACCCCTGCGGAACTGTTGAGCGTGCTTGCGGGCCAGATGGGCGACATGCCCGCCGGGCCGGAGGTTTGCCGCAGGCCTGACGGCAGTTGGGTTCTGCCGGGGCGGCTGGCTGTTGACCTCTTTGCAAGCTGGCTTGGGGTGAGCCTGCCGCGCCGTCTGTGCAGCGCCACTCTCGGGGGGCTCATCATGGAGCGTCTGGGCCGCATACCCGAAAAAGGCGCGCGCCTGCGCTATCAGGGATGGGATCTGGAGATAACCCGCATGGATCGCCGTCGTATTGACGAGGTGCGCGCGGTCAAGTTGCTGTTGCCGCATTCCGAGGGCAAAAAGCGCAAAAAATAAATTGTTGGGCTGAACTGGTCTGACATGTTGACAGCTTGCCGGGTGAGGGCGTAGGGTTTCAAACATGAGCATGAATACACAATCTTCTTTCCGCCACGTAGCGCTGCTATCCATTATGTGCGCCGTAGTAGTACGGTGTCACACTTTGCGCGCGTTCTGAGCAGGGAAGATTTAAGGTAGTATTGCAAACCCCGCCGGCGCGAGTCGGCGGGGTTTTTTGTTAGTCCGCACCGCCGCCGACAAGCCTCACCATCGAAAAGGAGTCTTGCGGCGATGTTACGTCTTTCGGGAGCAGAACTCACCATCCGCCTGCTGGAAAATCAGGGTGTCACGCACATTACGGGCATCCCGGGCGGTTTCAATCTTCCTCTCTATGATGCCCTTGGGCGCAGTGGAACCATACGGCATATCCTCGCTCGTCACGAACAGGGCGCTGGCTTCATAGCTCAGGGCATGGCGAGGGTTACGGGCCGTCCCGGCGTTATCTTTGCCACTTCTGGCCCCGGCGCCACCAATACGCTTACGGCGCTCGCCGATGCGCGCATGGATTCCGTGCCCTTGGTCTGCATTACCGGGCAGGTGCCCCTGAGCATGATCGGTACCGATGCCTTTCAGGAAGTGGACATCTACGGCATGTCCATTCCCGCCACCAAGCACAACTTTATTGTGCGCTCCATTGAGGAACTGCTGCGCGTGATTCCTGAGGCCTTTGCCATTGCCGCTGGCGACCGCCCCGGCCCTGTGCTGGTGGATATTCCGCGTGACGTGCAGGTGGCTGTTGCTGAATTGCAGTATCTGCCCGCCGCCGGAACCCCCGCGCCCATGCCGCAGCCAGACCCGCAGGCCCTTGCCCGCGCGGCGGAAATGATGAACGCCGCAAAGCGCCCCCTGTTGATGCTGGGCGGCGGCACGTCTTCCCCCGAGGCCTCGGCGGCGGTGATTTCCTTTATGGAGGCCCGCCGCATCCCTGCCGTCATGTCCCTGCGCGGGCTGGGCACGGTGCCGCACGGGCATGAACTGGCCGTGGGCATGCTTGGCATGCATGGAGCGCGCGCTTCCAACATGCTGGTGGACGAATGCGATCTGCTCATGGTTGTGGGCGCTCGCCTTGGCGACCGCGCCACGGGGAGGCTGGACGGATTTTGCCCCAAGACGGGCCTTATCCACATTGATATTGATGCCTGCGAGGTGGGCAAGCTGCGCATTCCACAGGTGGGTATCACGGCGGACGCGGCAGAGGCTCTCACGGCCCTGCTGCCCCTGTTGCGCAAGACTGACCATGAGCCGTGGCTTGAGCGCGTGGCAGCTTGCAAGGCGGAGCATGGCCTGCGTTTTGACCGCACGGATGAGGTCTGTTCGCCCTACGGCATCATCAGACACGTGGCGGACGCCTTGCACGGCACGGGCATTGTGAGCACAGACGTGGGCCAGCACCAGATGCGCGTGGCTCAGGCCTACCCCATGATGCAGCCCCGGCAGTGGCTCACATCCGGCGGGCTGGGAACAATGGGCTTTGGCCTGCCTGCCGCCATAGGAGCTGCGCTGGCAAAGCCGGAGGAAACCGTGGTCTGTTTTTCCGGCGATGGCAGCCTGCTCATGAATATTCAGGAAATGGCCACCGCTGTCGAAAATCAGGCCAACGTCAAGATTATCCTGTGCAACAACGATGGGCTGGGGTTGGTACAACAACAGCAGGATCTGTTCTTTGGAGGGCGCCTGTTCGGCTCGACCTTTACGGCAGGCACGGACTTTGTGCGTATTGCCCAGGGCTTTGGCATGCCTGCCGTCTGTCTTAACAACGAGCGCGACCCCAGGGCCG from Desulfovibrio sp. UIB00 harbors:
- the ilvB gene encoding acetolactate synthase large subunit, translated to MLRLSGAELTIRLLENQGVTHITGIPGGFNLPLYDALGRSGTIRHILARHEQGAGFIAQGMARVTGRPGVIFATSGPGATNTLTALADARMDSVPLVCITGQVPLSMIGTDAFQEVDIYGMSIPATKHNFIVRSIEELLRVIPEAFAIAAGDRPGPVLVDIPRDVQVAVAELQYLPAAGTPAPMPQPDPQALARAAEMMNAAKRPLLMLGGGTSSPEASAAVISFMEARRIPAVMSLRGLGTVPHGHELAVGMLGMHGARASNMLVDECDLLMVVGARLGDRATGRLDGFCPKTGLIHIDIDACEVGKLRIPQVGITADAAEALTALLPLLRKTDHEPWLERVAACKAEHGLRFDRTDEVCSPYGIIRHVADALHGTGIVSTDVGQHQMRVAQAYPMMQPRQWLTSGGLGTMGFGLPAAIGAALAKPEETVVCFSGDGSLLMNIQEMATAVENQANVKIILCNNDGLGLVQQQQDLFFGGRLFGSTFTAGTDFVRIAQGFGMPAVCLNNERDPRAVLEKALGTPGPCLLEVRMSAEEKVFPMVPPGAANSQMIEGVNA
- the tsf gene encoding translation elongation factor Ts, with the protein product MAITAQLVKELRDMTAAGMMDCKKALVEVEGDLEKAVDWLRQKGMAKAAKKSGRATSEGLVTVAATADNMHIAMGSLLCETDFVARGEQFQTMATRVTQVILEKAPADAAALEALLGEEVTQLIASVGENMQLGKFARFSKKSANDVVGQYVHANSKIGVLVYLTCGKTESAAKPEVLELAKNLAMQVAAASPLALDAASLDQAAVEREREVYRQKALEEGKPAQIVDKIADGAVKKFQKEVCLMEQPYIRDDKKTISDIVRETGKTIGDEITVTGFERIQLAAE
- the rpsB gene encoding 30S ribosomal protein S2; its protein translation is MAYVSMKQMLETGVHFGHQTRRWNPKMRPYIFGARNGIHIIDLQQTVKLFRVAYDKVVDTVAKGGKVLFIGTKRQAQEAVAAEAGRAGQFHVTNRWMGGTLTNFVTIQKSVDRLKKLEAMFGDGTINRYQKKEILLLEREMNKLEETLGGIKNMDRIPQLAFIIDPHREDIAVKECRKLGIPIVAVTDTNCDPDVIDYIIPGNDDAIRAIKLFVAAFAEACMEGEAMNKDHKGEVVNAEEAMQKAEAAASAPEAAPAE
- a CDS encoding transporter associated domain-containing protein; protein product: MWDLAWVTDPAAWAGLGTLVLLEVVLGVDNLVFISILVNKLPQEKKRQAFMTGLGLALLMRMVLLAFMARLVALTDPLFTLGGHGYSARDLILMAGGVFLLLKGTMELHDRLEGHAGRFNTSGPQAGYWQVIFQIIILDAVFSLDSIITSVGMVDHVFIMMLAVLAAMVIMVLAAAPLLEFVERHPTVIVLCLGFLLMIGLSLLADGLGYHIPKGYMYAAIGFSVLVEACNQWALRSRRRRYSMRDMRESTARVILNLLGGGVPGGGEAQLEAAALAGDAGGQLFAPMERDMVARVIRLGGRTARFIMIPRQRVDWLDSNADRATVTRFAAASRLAWLPVLRRDTDEVLGVVHPGEILQQEQQGIGNREWDLKTYVRPAPTIFEHIPLTTLLEDFRTNPAPLAFVRDEYGSVVGIITPAELLSVLAGQMGDMPAGPEVCRRPDGSWVLPGRLAVDLFASWLGVSLPRRLCSATLGGLIMERLGRIPEKGARLRYQGWDLEITRMDRRRIDEVRAVKLLLPHSEGKKRKK